Proteins encoded in a region of the Flavobacteriaceae bacterium HL-DH10 genome:
- the lspA gene encoding signal peptidase II has translation MTLSKRSLYIFSTIIVTIVIDQISKIIVRKYIDSKEVINLIGEYFSLHNVENEGAFLGMGSDLNPTLRIILLLILPIVVLGYILRYILKDKNLDNWSLFAFASIIGGGIANVFDRVAFGSVTDFFYIRLNDVLRTGIFNMADLSVTTGMIILVIVSFRKKKEQS, from the coding sequence ATGACCTTATCTAAAAGATCGCTCTATATCTTTTCAACAATAATTGTTACTATCGTAATCGATCAAATCTCTAAAATTATTGTTAGAAAATATATAGATTCAAAAGAAGTAATAAACCTTATTGGCGAGTACTTTTCTCTTCATAATGTAGAAAACGAAGGTGCTTTTCTTGGTATGGGAAGTGATTTAAACCCAACCTTAAGAATCATACTATTACTTATTTTACCTATTGTTGTTTTAGGCTATATTTTACGATATATTTTAAAAGACAAAAACTTAGACAACTGGTCACTTTTTGCTTTTGCAAGTATTATTGGTGGCGGTATAGCTAATGTTTTTGATCGAGTAGCTTTTGGATCTGTTACAGATTTCTTTTATATAAGACTAAACGATGTTCTTAGAACAGGCATTTTTAATATGGCTGATTTATCGGTTACAACAGGTATGATAATTTTAGTTATTGTTAGTTTTAGGAAGAAGAAAGAACAATCATAA
- the fabD gene encoding ACP S-malonyltransferase, producing MNAYIFPGQGAQFSGMGLDLYENSTLAQELFEQANEILGFNITDIMFEGTAEALKETKVTQPAIFLHSVILAKTLGDSFKPDMVAGHSLGEFSALVANGALNFKDGLKLVSQRALAMQKACELQPSTMAAVLGLEDAIVEKICTETEGIVVAANYNCPGQLVISGEVDAINRACESLKEAGARRALVLPVGGAFHSPLMEPAREELAAAIENTTFSKPNCPIYQNVTASAITDEMAIKANLISQLTAPVRWTQSVQQMIADGASLFTEVGPGKVLQGLVKKINRTSETVSATFETNN from the coding sequence ATGAACGCATATATATTTCCAGGTCAAGGTGCACAATTCTCAGGAATGGGTTTAGACCTTTATGAAAATTCCACTTTAGCACAAGAACTATTTGAACAAGCCAATGAAATTCTTGGTTTCAATATCACTGATATTATGTTTGAAGGTACTGCTGAAGCTTTAAAAGAAACTAAAGTAACCCAACCCGCTATATTTTTACATTCTGTAATTCTAGCTAAAACTTTAGGAGACAGCTTTAAACCAGATATGGTTGCCGGTCATTCCCTAGGAGAATTTTCAGCCTTAGTAGCTAATGGCGCTTTAAACTTTAAAGACGGTTTAAAATTAGTATCGCAGCGTGCTTTAGCGATGCAAAAAGCGTGTGAATTACAGCCAAGTACTATGGCAGCCGTTTTAGGTTTGGAAGATGCTATTGTTGAAAAAATATGTACTGAAACTGAAGGTATTGTTGTAGCTGCTAACTATAACTGCCCTGGACAATTAGTTATTTCTGGTGAAGTTGATGCTATTAACAGAGCTTGTGAAAGTTTAAAAGAAGCTGGAGCACGTCGTGCTTTAGTACTACCTGTTGGAGGCGCATTTCACTCACCACTAATGGAACCGGCTCGCGAAGAGTTAGCTGCTGCTATTGAAAATACAACATTTAGCAAACCAAACTGTCCAATTTATCAAAATGTAACAGCAAGTGCTATAACTGATGAAATGGCTATTAAAGCAAATTTAATTTCTCAATTAACGGCTCCTGTAAGATGGACACAATCTGTACAGCAAATGATAGCAGATGGCGCTTCACTATTTACCGAAGTTGGTCCAGGAAAAGTATTACAAGGCTTAGTAAAGAAAATTAACAGAACGTCTGAAACTGTTTCTGCAACTTTTGAAACTAATAACTAA
- a CDS encoding FAD-binding protein codes for MVKELQLRISLKEEERSDILVIKSALALDIDKEDITGVKVLRKSIDARKPKIIFNYKVAVYIREVLPKTSEYKFDYKDVSKAKPIHIIGFGPAGMYAALRCIELGFKPIVLERGKNVKDRRRDLKAINQDHFVNEDSNYCFGEGGAGTYSDGKLYTRSLKRGDVRRIFENLVFHGATDQILVDAHPHIGTNKLPKVVQNIRETILRHGGEVHFETRVTDFTVKNNKIQAIQLLNGEEMVANRVILATGHSARDIFYLLHKKEIALEAKSFAMGVRVEHPQHIIDSIQYHCSGNRHELLPAASYSLVQQVNERGVYSFCMCPGGFIVPAATANGEVVVNGMSPSKRNNLYANSGIVVEIDVHRDLPKYEQFGPLKGLEYQKNLERMAFTAGGRSQVAPAQRLTDFVEGRLSADLNPTSYQPGLNSAPLHSLLPKLIGSRLRKGFAAFGQKMKGYYTEEANIVGVESRTSSPVCIPRNEQLEHPQIEGLFPCGEGGGYAGGIVSAAMDGERCAEAAIVGL; via the coding sequence ATGGTAAAAGAACTTCAACTTCGTATTTCACTTAAAGAAGAAGAACGCAGTGATATTTTAGTAATAAAATCGGCACTTGCATTAGATATTGACAAAGAAGATATTACAGGCGTAAAAGTACTTAGGAAGTCTATTGATGCCCGAAAACCTAAAATTATCTTCAATTATAAAGTAGCCGTTTATATTAGAGAAGTATTACCTAAAACTTCAGAATACAAATTTGATTATAAAGATGTTTCAAAAGCAAAACCCATTCATATTATCGGGTTTGGACCAGCAGGCATGTATGCTGCTTTACGTTGTATAGAACTTGGTTTTAAACCTATTGTATTAGAACGTGGTAAAAATGTAAAGGACCGTCGTCGCGATTTAAAAGCCATCAATCAAGACCATTTTGTTAACGAAGATTCTAATTATTGCTTTGGTGAAGGTGGTGCAGGAACTTATAGCGATGGTAAACTATACACCCGAAGTTTAAAACGTGGTGATGTTAGACGCATATTTGAAAACTTAGTATTTCATGGTGCCACCGACCAAATTTTAGTAGATGCACACCCACATATAGGGACTAACAAACTCCCAAAAGTGGTTCAGAATATAAGAGAAACTATTTTAAGGCATGGTGGCGAGGTACATTTTGAAACACGAGTTACAGACTTCACCGTTAAAAACAATAAAATACAAGCCATTCAATTATTAAATGGTGAAGAAATGGTTGCTAACCGTGTTATTTTAGCAACCGGTCATTCGGCAAGAGATATCTTTTATTTACTTCATAAAAAAGAAATTGCATTAGAAGCAAAATCGTTTGCTATGGGTGTTCGTGTTGAACATCCGCAACATATAATTGACTCTATTCAATATCATTGTAGCGGTAATCGTCATGAGTTATTACCAGCTGCTTCGTACAGCTTAGTACAACAGGTTAACGAACGTGGTGTATATTCTTTTTGTATGTGCCCAGGCGGATTTATTGTACCTGCAGCAACTGCAAATGGCGAAGTAGTAGTAAATGGGATGTCACCTTCCAAACGAAATAATTTATATGCAAACTCTGGTATAGTAGTAGAAATTGATGTACATAGAGATTTGCCTAAATACGAACAATTTGGTCCTTTAAAAGGTTTAGAATATCAAAAAAATCTTGAACGTATGGCATTTACTGCAGGTGGTAGAAGTCAAGTAGCACCAGCACAACGTTTAACCGATTTTGTTGAAGGCAGATTGTCAGCAGATTTAAATCCTACCTCTTATCAACCAGGATTAAATTCGGCACCATTACATTCGCTTTTACCTAAATTAATAGGTAGCAGACTTAGAAAAGGCTTTGCTGCTTTCGGGCAAAAAATGAAAGGTTATTATACCGAAGAAGCAAATATTGTTGGTGTAGAATCTAGAACCTCATCTCCTGTTTGTATTCCTAGAAACGAACAATTAGAACACCCGCAAATTGAAGGTTTATTTCCATGTGGCGAAGGCGGTGGTTACGCTGGTGGTATTGTATCGGCAGCTATGGATGGAGAACGATGCGCCGAAGCAGCTATTGTTGGTTTGTAA
- a CDS encoding PepSY-associated TM helix domain-containing protein, whose translation MKTKQLRAIHRDLGYFYVGLIISFAFSGILMNHRSTWHPDKYTTEIKEIQVQLPENKSDISDTFVENLANSLHIDDKLKRHMVRRGALRLMFNNTEVEIDVKTGKGEIISFIKTPFISQTMILHKTNSNWWIYYSDIFGISLIIIAVTGILLINKGKFSFKNRGWKLALAGLVFPIVFLLCFL comes from the coding sequence ATGAAAACAAAACAGCTAAGAGCTATTCATAGAGATTTAGGCTATTTTTATGTCGGACTTATTATTTCATTTGCCTTTTCTGGTATTTTAATGAATCATCGCAGTACTTGGCATCCCGATAAATATACGACGGAGATTAAGGAGATTCAAGTACAATTACCTGAAAACAAAAGTGATATTTCTGATACTTTTGTTGAGAATTTGGCTAATAGTTTACACATAGACGATAAGCTAAAAAGACACATGGTAAGAAGAGGGGCATTGCGCTTAATGTTTAATAATACCGAGGTTGAAATTGATGTAAAGACAGGTAAAGGTGAAATAATTTCGTTTATAAAAACACCATTTATTAGTCAGACTATGATTTTGCATAAAACCAATTCTAATTGGTGGATTTATTATTCTGATATTTTCGGAATTTCCTTAATCATTATAGCCGTTACAGGTATACTACTTATAAATAAAGGGAAGTTTTCTTTTAAGAATAGAGGTTGGAAACTTGCTTTAGCGGGTCTTGTTTTTCCTATTGTGTTTTTATTGTGTTTTTTGTGA
- a CDS encoding dihydrofolate reductase, translated as MFGKKKIVPQIDKDQLELIQNAQKRIKQKKRLYIHFVIFLIGAVFLILANTVLKIGEKFKPFDIDWFVFAILIWLFFLIYHIFNVFITHKFMGKAWEQEQLEKLVAKQKIKIEKLKTELKREMPHIAKSEIYNESLNPERKSELTIIVAAAENDAIGKGNKLIWHLSDDLKRFKNLTNGHHIIMGRKTFESFPKPLPNRTHIVITRQADYKVPEGVIVVNSLEAAIDVTKNELQPFVIGGGEIYKQALAIADKIELTRIHENFEADTFFPKIDTTIWKETANTFHKKDEKHDYEFSFLTYERK; from the coding sequence ATGTTCGGAAAAAAGAAAATAGTCCCACAAATAGATAAAGACCAGTTAGAGCTTATACAAAATGCTCAAAAACGTATTAAACAAAAAAAGCGTTTATACATTCACTTTGTTATTTTTTTAATAGGTGCTGTCTTTTTAATTCTTGCCAATACCGTTTTAAAAATTGGTGAAAAATTTAAACCATTTGATATTGATTGGTTTGTTTTTGCTATACTTATTTGGCTTTTCTTTTTAATCTACCACATTTTCAATGTTTTTATAACTCATAAATTCATGGGTAAGGCTTGGGAACAAGAACAACTTGAAAAACTAGTAGCAAAACAAAAAATAAAAATAGAAAAACTTAAAACTGAACTTAAAAGAGAAATGCCTCATATTGCTAAAAGCGAAATTTATAATGAATCGCTTAATCCGGAAAGAAAGTCTGAACTTACTATTATTGTTGCTGCTGCAGAAAATGATGCCATTGGAAAAGGAAACAAATTAATTTGGCATTTAAGTGACGATTTAAAACGCTTTAAAAATCTTACTAACGGACACCATATTATTATGGGACGTAAAACTTTTGAAAGTTTCCCAAAGCCTCTACCAAATAGAACCCACATAGTTATTACAAGACAAGCAGATTACAAAGTGCCAGAAGGCGTCATTGTTGTTAACAGTTTAGAAGCTGCAATTGATGTTACAAAAAATGAATTGCAACCCTTTGTAATTGGTGGAGGAGAAATTTACAAACAAGCACTAGCTATTGCCGATAAAATTGAACTAACCCGGATACATGAAAATTTTGAAGCTGATACTTTTTTCCCAAAAATAGACACAACTATTTGGAAAGAAACAGCAAATACATTTCATAAAAAAGACGAAAAACATGATTATGAATTTTCATTTTTGACTTATGAAAGGAAATAG
- a CDS encoding isoamylase early set domain-containing protein, with the protein MAIKKQYLKSKPVCKVTFSILAEEAKKASVIGSFNEWNTKATPLKKLKNGTFKATVDLDADSSYEYKYVVDGAYVNDDAADAYAWNDYAAAENSVVNV; encoded by the coding sequence ATGGCTATTAAAAAACAATACTTAAAAAGCAAACCAGTTTGTAAAGTTACTTTTTCTATACTTGCTGAGGAAGCGAAAAAAGCTTCTGTTATTGGAAGTTTTAATGAATGGAATACTAAAGCAACGCCTCTTAAAAAATTAAAAAACGGAACTTTTAAAGCAACTGTAGATTTAGATGCTGATAGTTCTTATGAATATAAATATGTTGTAGACGGTGCTTATGTTAATGATGATGCTGCCGATGCCTATGCATGGAATGATTACGCTGCAGCTGAAAATAGTGTAGTAAACGTTTAG
- a CDS encoding energy transducer TonB: MKYIYTLLIILISSSIIAQENEIKENPELVFEVIENVPVYKGCDKTLSNAEIKKCMSYKISELISKNFNIRIANKIGLPNGLVKINVIFKIDKHGKVTEISSRAPHPELEKEAIRVIKLIPDMERPGIQRGKPVTVPYSLPINFMVDNSSKKSRKKKN, translated from the coding sequence ATGAAATATATCTATACATTACTTATAATTTTGATTAGCTCTTCTATTATTGCACAAGAAAATGAAATAAAAGAAAATCCAGAGCTAGTTTTTGAGGTAATTGAAAATGTTCCTGTTTATAAGGGTTGTGATAAAACTCTTTCTAATGCAGAAATAAAAAAATGCATGAGTTATAAAATCTCAGAACTTATTTCAAAAAATTTCAATATTAGAATAGCAAATAAAATTGGTTTACCTAATGGACTGGTAAAAATTAATGTAATTTTTAAAATCGACAAACATGGAAAAGTTACAGAAATTAGTTCAAGAGCACCCCACCCTGAACTAGAAAAAGAAGCTATTCGTGTTATAAAATTAATTCCTGACATGGAAAGACCTGGAATTCAAAGAGGCAAACCTGTAACAGTACCTTACTCTTTACCAATTAATTTTATGGTTGATAATAGCTCAAAAAAAAGCAGAAAAAAGAAAAATTAA
- a CDS encoding thymidylate synthase: MKQYHDLVKHVLENGNEKGDRTGTGTKSVFGYQMRFDLSEGFPMVTTKKLHLKSIIYELLWFLKGDTNIKYLTENGVRIWNDWADKNGDLGPVYGHQWRNWNSDEVDQIKEVIDTLKNNPNSRRMLVSAWNPSVLPDTSKSFDENVANGKAALPPCHAFFQFYVANGKLSCQLYQRSADIFLGVPFNIASYALFTMMMAQVCGYEAGEFIHTFGDAHIYSNHFEQLELQLSRDLRPLPKMKINPNVKDILDFTFEDFTLEDYNPHPHIKGIVAV; this comes from the coding sequence ATGAAGCAATATCACGACTTAGTAAAACACGTTTTAGAGAACGGAAATGAAAAAGGAGATAGAACAGGAACGGGAACTAAAAGCGTTTTTGGTTATCAGATGCGATTTGATTTAAGTGAAGGTTTCCCAATGGTTACTACAAAAAAACTACATTTAAAATCTATTATATACGAACTGCTTTGGTTTTTAAAAGGCGATACTAATATTAAGTACTTAACTGAAAACGGTGTACGTATTTGGAATGATTGGGCAGATAAAAATGGTGATCTTGGACCTGTTTATGGTCATCAATGGCGTAATTGGAATAGCGATGAAGTCGACCAAATTAAAGAAGTTATTGATACTTTAAAAAACAATCCAAATAGCCGAAGAATGTTAGTATCTGCATGGAACCCTTCAGTGCTCCCAGATACTTCAAAATCTTTTGATGAAAATGTGGCAAATGGTAAAGCTGCACTTCCGCCTTGTCATGCATTTTTTCAATTTTATGTTGCCAATGGAAAATTATCATGCCAACTTTATCAACGAAGTGCCGATATCTTTTTAGGCGTTCCTTTCAACATTGCGTCATACGCATTATTTACCATGATGATGGCTCAAGTATGTGGCTATGAAGCAGGAGAATTTATTCATACCTTTGGTGATGCTCACATTTATAGCAATCATTTTGAGCAGTTGGAATTACAATTATCTAGAGACTTACGTCCATTACCAAAAATGAAAATAAATCCTAATGTAAAAGATATTTTAGATTTTACTTTTGAAGATTTCACATTAGAAGATTATAATCCACACCCACATATTAAAGGTATTGTGGCAGTTTAA